CGTTTTACCGGATGAAGAGCAAGCGCAACGAACTGGTCAGCCGGGTGCAGCTGGCGAAGGCGAAAAAGCAGCTTACGCAACTCGGCTACGGGAAGAACTACACGTTAGAAGGCGGCTCGGCAGCGCGGGGCTTTCAGCGGATCGAAGAGAAAGTGCTGCAGATGGAAGCCGAGGCGGAGGTCGCGCGGCAGACGGTGGTGCCGGGCGCGGCGGCT
The sequence above is a segment of the Bacilli bacterium genome. Coding sequences within it:
- a CDS encoding PspA/IM30 family protein, with protein sequence FYRMKSKRNELVSRVQLAKAKKQLTQLGYGKNYTLEGGSAARGFQRIEEKVLQMEAEAEVARQTVVPGAAAAVDPAKQARVEAELQALKARMGGNPQSAQSTENDAVQP